GGAGCAGAAGCACCTTCTAGTCCACGAAGAATAGAACTATCCCTGGAATCACCTATAAGCTCAGGAGGAGCAGTATAAATAGTAGTAGAATTTTGAATTGGAGGTGGTAGAAAATATTCTGTAGGTCCGGAAATAGGATACCCTTGAACAGTAGAAGCAAGAGTAGGTGGTGGAAAAGGAGAGGGAGGGGAGTCAATAGGATGTCCATCAAGTTTAAGAGATAGTGGAGGAAAAGGCACGGGGGGACCAGAAGCTGGGAGAGGTGAGCCATCAATAGATAGACTAGCACTAGCAAGAACACTATTAACCAGTCCAAGAGCTACATCGGCTGCAGCCAATCCAAGTAGACCTGATCCAGCCAGTACAGAAACAGCAGCTTTACCAGTTTCTCTACTAATCGCCTTCAATGGTTCTTCATCAGGGTCTCTGCCATCACAATCAGGTTTATCCATTCTACTACCAGAACAATCTTTACCGGAAGCAGCTTCTACTAAAGGAGCATCAGATTTATTGggttcttcctcttcttcgtcAACTTCTGGTTCTACACCTTGTTCTCCATAGGTTTGCCTATTAGTAGCATGCTTTGTTAACCCAGATATAGGGTCTTCCTTGACCTCCGTGTTCTGAAGATgatcttccttttcagaGTACTGGTTCCCATACTGCTCTTTCTTAAATATAGTTATCTCTGTTTGATTGAAAAGTTCATACTTGCGTTCTTGAAGTTTTTCCTCAAGTTCGTCTTCTTCAAGTTCAAAACCGTGATCTTTGCTAGTAATAATAGTCCAATTTTTGTTaccttccttttcatcgTTGCCAAGAGAAACTATGCCATACAAAGCGGATACTTGTATAATAAGAGGTTTCATACGATAAGTATCTTCGTCCAAGTAGTAGACAGAGAGACTAGGAGTGTGATGGTTGAGTGGAAATGGTTCATAGTCATTTCTATCACTGATTCTCCATTCAAGATCAGTACTGTCATACCTAACAGAGTTAGGATTATAGTTGTATGAATGCTCATACTtgatatattttccaaagcTTTCCTTTTTAGTAACTGTAACCTTGTACTTTCCACACGCAGGACAAGAGTATTTACCATCAACATCACCCTTAGAGATATCAACACGATGAAGTTTGTGGAGTTTGCATGTAAGATCATTGAGCTTCTCTATAAGTTTTTCAGTTGGATTGTCATATTTACCATAAAACTGGCTACCAtcaatcttcttccatcctGTATTTGGTTttcctttatattcatcGTGTTGATCTTCTTTACTATCCTTTGCATCCACATTAGAATACCAGTGTTCTCCACTTCCATCTTTGATTCTGAGTAGAAGGGGCTTCTCTATGTAATCCTTCTTGTCATAATCTTTGTGATAGTAAGTGGATACCTCTTGTATCCTTTCGTGGTTTGTGGCAAGTATACCGGAGCCTCCATCCACGTATTTGAGCTCACTATCATCATATTTAAGGTTTACAATAGAGTGTACCTTTGAAGAGTGTTTGCAATATCTGAAACCCGTGGATCCCACTGGTCCAGAAGAAGCAGTTAGATGTTTCTTCCCTTTACATTTGCATGTTTGTTTCTTACATTTTTTGCTTATGTCAAGAAAAAGCCACTCTCCACTCACCATCCATTATTAAAGGAGGtatctcaatgcgaccaaagggagcatgTCTTCCCTGTACTCttcattcattcatcctccctcacaactagctcaccgtcagagagactatccatggaacaagatgaacaagtatcaAAACAGTCATCCTGATGATACTATTAAAATCTCTCTAAAACAAGTGCTCTCGCTTCCTTCACATGCAAATATGCAACTATTTATAAAGCCTGAGACAGGCTCCAACATAGTCATCACTTACCTGACGTCAAAAAGGTATGATACCTCTTTCCCTTGAGTGCTTCATACGATGCCAAAAAATGTCTCTGCATAAAATTGGAGAGTTGTGAGGATCTCATGTTATCTCCAAGTTTCCAAAGTGTAAAAATAGATCCGCATGCAAACATGAATGCATTCCCAAAGGTGGTTGGAGAGGTATTACTAAGAACTACCCAAAGCGGTTCCATAGAGACCACCTTGCCT
This region of Theileria equi strain WA chromosome 1, complete sequence genomic DNA includes:
- a CDS encoding hypothetical protein (encoded by transcript BEWA_029210A) produces the protein MVSGEWLFLDISKKCKKQTCKCKGKKHLTASSGPVGSTGFRYCKHSSKVHSIVNLKYDDSELKYVDGGSGILATNHERIQEVSTYYHKDYDKKDYIEKPLLLRIKDGSGEHWYSNVDAKDSKEDQHDEYKGKPNTGWKKIDGSQFYGKYDNPTEKLIEKLNDLTCKLHKLHRVDISKGDVDGKYSCPACGKYKVTVTKKESFGKYIKYEHSYNYNPNSVRYDSTDLEWRISDRNDYEPFPLNHHTPSLSVYYLDEDTYRMKPLIIQVSALYGIVSLGNDEKEGNKNWTIITSKDHGFELEEDELEEKLQERKYELFNQTEITIFKKEQYGNQYSEKEDHLQNTEVKEDPISGLTKHATNRQTYGEQGVEPEVDEEEEEPNKSDAPLVEAASGKDCSGSRMDKPDCDGRDPDEEPLKAISRETGKAAVSVLAGSGLLGLAAADVALGLVNSVLASASLSIDGSPLPASGPPVPFPPLSLKLDGHPIDSPPSPFPPPTLASTVQGYPISGPTEYFLPPPIQNSTTIYTAPPELIGDSRDSSILRGLEGASAPKYLPEEQVDRSSAPLKFIGGSNSHSIEENNKYIYSGGEFIITEDAGERIYPGAEEIPGEEDNTDTSLSREQDDDNKHHIDPQRPLDDLPDINDNTQDVTGTGVQYYKLGDTHVLSGATDFKFKLSDGTYGLFNTHNGGVSAVLGDVLTYPELDIDQELSAQLSPKLQVAGSSGPSDTGVTPNQSVPSTQQSGVGDGGSPPIAADLPSAETSDSTASAQSGGGSPGPGPSHGGSFWTSHEKSIPTVLTGVGVVSGSLTGFGWWAYNRYKGDPWVRQI